A window of Daucus carota subsp. sativus chromosome 2, DH1 v3.0, whole genome shotgun sequence genomic DNA:
AATGCTTTTAAATGCATCTGGCAGATTATTTAAGAGAGGCTTGTCCTTTGTTGGAAAGGATTACTTATGTCACACCCTGTGGGATAAATACATTGAATTTGAATGTTCTCAGAACCAGTGGAGTTCTCTTATAAGAATTCTGATTCAAAGTTTGAGGTTTCCAACGAAAAAGCTGCACAATTATTATGATAAGTAAGTCTTACACCACAGTAGTATAATATTTCTCTTGAAACCTTTTGCAGTATGGAATGATCGCTACAATATTCGCTTCCTTTAGATGGGGTTGGACATGGAaaggctatatatatatatatatatatatatatatatatatatatatatattcagaatTAGTACTTATATTTCCCCAGTATAAAGGTGCTAGTGCTTATGATGTTAGGTCTCATGCTCTGTTAATGTTGCCTGTTCCTGAATCCTGATGGTCCTTTTCACACCCGCACTCACATAAATTGATCCAAAAATCGGGTTTTGGTGTCAAGAAGCTTGCTATTGATTCTCCTATAACCAAATTAATTAAGAATTTACAATCTGTTAATTTATGGGTCCTAATTGTTTGGTATTATAACCTTTCAAGGAAGTGTGAAATTCTTTTGTAAGCTATTTTTATGAGGTTTTGAGGCTTATAGAAATATGCCTCTAAAAAATCTGCACTGGTTTAACACTTCttcagttttaaaaagtttgcTGCAATACTGGACGAGGAGAGGGAGTCCATGAACATTAGCAGCATGGAAGTAAAAGCCGAAATTCTCCCCTGTGGCACAATCGACATGTCCGAAAGTGATATCGATAACATCATTAAAAACATGCAAGATCCGTCAAATAACTCTGGGTGCACCAAAGCTCTGCAGAATTATCTTGCCACAGGAGAGCAGTTTTATCACAAAGCATGCCAGTTGGAGAAGAAAATACATCACTTCGAGGCTTCTATAGGAAGGCCCTTTTTCCATATGAAGCCCCTCGATGACAACCATCTTGCAAGTTGGCATAGCTATTTGGATTTTGTCGAGAAACAAGGAGACTTTGATTGGGTCTGTCGCTATTTATTTGCAGTgattttatatgtgtgtgtgtgttatatatatatttatatatatttaagtgttcCTATTATTGTGTTGGTTCTCTTCAAGTCATTACTGTATTTTAAATCCGTCTGATTGCAGACTCTGAAAATTTACGAGAAGTGCTTGATTCCGTGTGCAAATTACCCTGAATTCTGGATGCGTTACGTTGAATTTATGGAAAGCAAGGGAGGACGTGAACTATCGAAATTTGCCCTAGAACGAGCAACTCAAGTATTTTTGGAGGTATGCCTTTGATTGTTGTTGCTCTGATGCTAACAGAATTGTCTCATATAAGCTCTTAAATTATTCTCCcttatataaatttgatatttctTCTATATAAGTATAGTTTTTTGATAATAAGGTGTAATATAAAGACAGGgcacttttttttttggttgaaaTACACACATTTTTAATAACAGAATTTCTTTGTGTTTACCAACATGTTGCTCCTATCATTCCTCTTCTATAGGGTTTCAGTTTTTTTGTACTTAATGATGGCATATTGAAAAATTGGCGCTAATTGTCTTGTCTGCATAATTTTGTTAAAGAACCTGGCTAATTTAGAGTTCAGCAGTTGTTATGGTTATTTCATCTTGTAAGGACTCATTTCTATTCAAATCCCAGTTGGCCTGATCTCAAACAATATTTCTAGGATTCTAGGGACGGAGTTGGTGACTAATACGATTAACTGCTTGGGAGACTAATACATGGTCAATCTTTTTTGTTTTCCGCTTTTCACGTCTGTTTTATGTACCTGTATTTGCACAACTAATGAGTCATTTTCCTTTTGTGGGAGAAGGTACGAAGGTGCCATATAGTGAATTGCTTATCAGATAACTATTTTTGTTTACAGCCTAGCCAGTGTATTTTCTGCAGAAAGCACCAGTCATCCATATTTTTAATGCAAGGTTCAGGGAGCATATTGGGGATGTACATGGTGCACGTGCTGCCTTTCTCCAAGGTGATAAAGATTCAAATTCCTATTTTGTTGAAAGTGTCATAAAGGCAGCGAATATGGAAAAACGACTGGTATGCATAATGCACCTGTTCTTATATTGGTTTATGAATGTGTATGGATGTTTTCtcgataatttttttgtcaaaacttTCAGGGAAATTTGGCAGCTGCTTCCAGTATTTATGAGAATGCACTATATATGGCAGCTGAGAGGCAGAAATTGCATACTGTCCCACTTCTCTATATTCACTATTCTCGTCTTAAACACCTGGTAGGCTGGCAATCCATTCACATGTAAAAGCTTTAGCACAAGTACCCTAATAACTGATCTTCGATCCAGTATGCAATTCTTTACATGAGAAATCCATGAAATATGTATATTTCTTTGCATGAAAGTTCTATGATATCTCTTCTTAGGCTCTATATTGGATTTTCTTATACTTCTCTCTTGTGTCGAGAAATGGCACTATATTCATTATCTTTTGCTAAATATTATCTGGTTTTCTATAGCAATAAATAGCCTTCCTTCAACCACTTTTTTTGAACACCTACCACACTCTTTTAATAAGGCATACATATTCTTGCAAATTATAATGTTTACGAGCCAACTTGGCCAAATGTAGGAATGTTAGAGAATTATCATGGTGACTAACCCTTTGTCTCCATTAGTAAGCACTTCTTATCTGTATTTTGAAAAGTATTTTTGGTGTTACTTTAATGTTGTCTCTAGTCCATTCAATTTGATCCAGGTTTCTGCAACTAATTCAGTTTTGCTTCATACTGATTCTGCTCAACAAAAGTATCAGACATGATGCTTTCTATTATTGAGAACTGACTGACATGTATTTCATGTCTGCTGGTCATTCCCTTTATTCTTCTGTCAGTTCTGTATAATTGAGATTACTTTCTTGATATTGAAACGTGAAAACGTTGTTATGGAGGGGTTGATAGAATAAAATTAGGGTAGATAACACACTTACATTCAGATCACCTCTTTTCTTTTGAGCAGAAATGAGGTACATTGATCACATTATATGTAATATGTAAAACAGTTGAATCGAAGGAAACAGTCGCGCTACATGAACCACCTATTCCTGTTTAAAAAGTCATAGATTTGGACGGGAATTTGTTTTTGACCCACTTGAATCTCATTTTCTTCATGCGATTACCAGAAGCAAAATATCTATTTTCAATACACTATTTCTTGCCCCCAAGTACATAAAAATAAGGTGTAGATTCAACCCATGAATTGATCTATGTCAATTACTTTTATATTCATAACGTAAAGTCTCTGCAAGTGTAGACTGTTAGGATGCAATTAACAGCTGTAAATCTGGGATgttaatatgtatatatcatcTATATCTAGGATAGTGAGATGTTATTCAAACTGATTCTGTAAGTGGGATTGGGAGATTTGTGGGGTGATGCTGATAATTGAGGCGTTGAGCAGGTTGTTTAATAGCTGAACTTAGCTCGAAATATACAGGTAATCTTTTGTAAGAAGGATCATTAAGAATTCTCTCTAAAATAAGAGAAGCATCAAGAGTTTAGCAAATCCCCTCACTCTGGTCTGATGTTTCTGAAAACTGCCACAAATTGCAAGACCTAGGTTGTGCCCTGTATAATCTTATGTTTTGCTGTTTCAGAGAGCGACGGTCTAGCTTTGCAGTGATCAATTAAGATATATTGAAAGTTAATCTAGATTCAAATCCACTCTGGAATATTATATATGCTTGTTTGTGTTTTGTTACTTTGAGTCTTTCTTTAGTAATGTCTTTGTTACCGATTGCCTATTATTGACTAATTGTCCCTGACAACATAGTGACAGACCAAAGTCCTCTTAGTCTAGCGGAATCTCCCTCAATCCCTTCACGGGATGTCAAGAATCAAGGGTCCGAATCTTGGCATCAAGATGTTCTAGCATTtactgtgttttttttttttgtgatttgttAGATTGCTGCAAATGCAGACAAGGCTATTGATGTGATGCTGGATGGTATTGGGCATGTGCCCCATTGCAGATTACTTCTAGAGGTACCTTTATTTAGTCTCTTCATTCCTTGTCTGATTTTCAGAAAAACAAGAGCCTTAGCTTGgacttgtttatatttttgaGTGGTGAAGGCATATttcattcatatattttttctaatttcattaaaattaaatcattaaGCCATATCTTCCATTCTAAATATATAAGTTAAGAAACAGTTAGCCAGCTGGTTATTTTCCTGGACAGTACAAGAATTAACTTTTCACATAATATGAACATTTTAGTGCATTTTTGAACTGGTAAACATATTAAGTTATCCACTGCAATATTCATGTGGcctataacaaaaaaaatgatagtATATTGTGTTtgtcatatataatttgatagtTTTGTGTTACTTGTGCAGGAACTATTAAAACTTTTAATGATGCATGAAGGGTCAAAATACATGACTGTGGTGGACTCCATTATAGCCAACACAATAACAAGCAGGCCAGATATCTCTCAAAGTTTAAGCACTAAAGATAAGGAAGAACTATCATGCTTGTATTTGGAGGTTGGTGCTGAATTGGAAGTTATCTTTGTTTTTCCTAGTCATTAAGTTGACCATTTGGAAGGAAAACTGAATATCCCATGCTCTCTCTtctatgatttgatattttccATAGCCTTCACTATGCATTCATTTCAGTCTCTAAACTCTTTATAATTTCATCCCGgcctttatttttgaatatgcTTCTGGTCCCTAAAGTGTCTTAATTACACGTCTGATGCTTGGTTGATATCTGATGATTAAACTGCATGTACCGTGAGCCTGTGCAATTAGTTGAAGGCGACGTGTCTTTGAGATGAAGGTCCTCTTCTTTATTTAAGACTAAAGTCATATTatgcaataattaaatatgttcaAGAGCGGTTTATGAACCTGATCGAGGATATGTCAATGCTTGTATACGTTATCTTTTAAGCATAAATTGCACATCTCTACAGACATTTTACCCCATCTATTCAGGCATGtgtttatttttctgaataggGTCTGTATAAGGAACAATATTAAGAGCAACTAAGGGGGCGTTTGGATGGCGGGTGGGAATGGGAATGAGGTGTATGGGAATGGGTATCCCATGGAGTGTGTAAGGAATGATTTACCCACCAAGTGGGATTAAGGTTCCCATTCCATACAAAGAAGTTACTAATCGAAACACCAACACATGGGTTTGAGGTTTTGATTTCtgttaaccgggctcattaaccatgatcTAAACGCCCCCTAAATATTGCTGTATTTCTGTTGTATTCTTCTTCTACTTATTATTTTCTAGAGCTTCTTTAACAATTTTCCAAGAGCACatgtatgtattttttttttctaatagtTTAATTTTGCTATTGAAACAGTATGTTGATCTTTGCGGAACCAATGATGATGTAAGGAAGGCGTCGAAGCGTCATTTAAAGTTGTTTCCACACTTAATACGAACAACTACCTCTAATAATAATCCCAATGCAACACATCAGTTGTTACACATGGCCATAGAAGCTAGAAAAATGAAGACTTTTTATCAGCTACCCAAAAGTAATGGTCCAGGCCATCTGATCCAGATCCCTGTAGAAGAACAAGAACTTTCAACACCAGAAAGTAATGGTTTCGTTCCTGACCTGGTTGTGGCAGAAAAAGTGCCAAAAGGAGATGGCAATGGTGCACAGGAGGAGCACTTATCCCTTGGAAATGAGTTGCTCTCTATAGAAGATGTAGCTGAAGTCATATCAAAGCAAAACTTCGTGCATCAATCTGACCATGATTTCATTGGAGCAATGGAATCAACTCAGGATTTGACATGCAATCCTAAAATAGATGAATCTGAATTACTTAATTTTACCAATGGTTCAGCAAAGCAATCTGAACAAGCCACATCCAGATCAGAAGAGTTGATTCCGGAAGTAGAACAGTCCAAAGTAACAAACATACCATCAGAATTCTTGCAACAATGCTCTAGTTCTTCAGATATTCATGAGATGGAAGCTAATGAGCTAGAAAATCATCCAAAGCCAGTTCATATTATGGAGAAGGCTTCCCCAAGTTCCTGGGAGAAGGAATCTCATGATATTACAACCATGGAACTCCAGGATCATGGTGTAGCCCAGAGAAGTTCAATTTCTGATGGACAAATATTAGAGATTGGCCGTTTAGAAGAGATTCATGTTACATCTAACGCAAAAGGCTCTCCACCTACTAATCCATCTAGTATAAAAAACAATGTTCAGAATAATGACCCTGTAAACCTCTTATCTTCAACAAGTCACCAGAGTCTTATCCGGAGACAAACAGAATGTGAGGTGCCTGCAAACAGTGGAGAAAACAGTCCTCAGATTTCTATTAGTAAGGCGTCTGGTGGTACAAGTCCTGAATATCACGAACATTTAAATGGTGTACGACAGCATGATGATCTCCATGAACAGTGCTCAACTGACAAAATGGCTCATATTTCAGCACTTGATGTTAACCAAGGTGGTCATCAGTATCCCTCAGGTGCTGCTCCAGGAAATGTAACTGGTCATGCCAGGCCAGTAAAAAATGTAGAGAACCCAAGCCATGTATCTGCTCCGCTTTCTGAATCATCGCCTCAGCATGTTGTTTCCCACCCTCAAGCATTAATTACCCAAACTAGTGAATTGCACGGGCCTATTCAGGACAGCCAAGAATGCAATCAGATGTTGCAATATCAGttacagcagcagcagcagcaacaacaacaacaacaacaacaacaacaaatgCTTCTGCATCAACAGTATCAAAACCAGATGATACAATTACAGAACCAATACTTTCAGCTGCAACAGCAAAATAAACAACTCTATCAGCATCAGCTACCTCTGCCACAGCAACAAAATCAGCCACTGCCACAGATCCAACACCAGCACTATATTCAACAGACACAGCAGCTGCAACAGCCATCTTATCAACTAGAGCAACAACAGTATCTATTCTAccaacagcagcagcaacaagTGCTGCATCAACAACAAATGCTGCAGCAACTACACCCTGGTCAGCAGGAGCAGTGCACTCAATTGTCAGGACAAGAACATCAGACTCAGTTGCAGCATCATAACTATCAGTCTGAGGAGAATGTCCGTCAGCACAATGAACAATATCAACTACAGTGGCAGCAGTACCTGGTGCAACAACAAGCATATCAACAATATCTACAGCAGCAGAACctacaacagcaacaagcaTATCAGCAACTTCTGCTGCAAAACCAAGCACAGTTGCAGCAGTCTATTGCTTCAACAGGCACAGGCAACTATCTACAGGTACTTCTATGAAAccttattatataaaattcatgACCCATTAAGTacaagatttatttttaatcaggGGTTCCACCATTTTGTGGGAGGTGGGGAGGGGCAGACTTGTATAAGTTGTATGGATTGTAAAATGCGCGGACCTAAAATCCATAACAATGAGACTATCTCCTGAAAACATATTGATGCAATATTTTTTGAGTGCCATAAAACCTTGATAAATGAATATTCGATAAATTGATAATctcaatcaaatatttatttttcttggtCCCAGATTGGGCCAATgggataaattaatattattgctAAATGCGTAAGATATAGTAATATTTAAAGAAGTCCTTAAAGGCCtaatagaaatataaaataacaatttcattgaatatattgatatataacaCTATAGGGTCGCGCTTAGTGGAGAACAGTTTTTAGCGTGAGAACACTGAGAAGACTATTGTTTTGCTGCAAAACAATACAACATCAAAAAgtgaaattttttcaaaacaattGTTCTGCACTTTCTAAGAAGTGTAGAACTATATTATTCTCACTGTTTTCACAAACAAAATGTTCTCACCTGAATCACTCACTATATAacacataattaattttatatatctatactatactactATCCAAGCCAAAACATTAAATGTTTGGTTGGTCGGTACTAAGGCTTACGGGCCTACTTAATTCATAACATGTTTTATTGGGTctttttaattgtaattaaaaCCCATTTTAATATTCTCATGAAAACATATCTCTTCGAGCCAATTTTTAATTAGCTTTTTGACGGGCTTAACTATTAAGAACttatttaaaatgttaaatataaatatttatttaacatacctaataaaaatattaacccaaatatgtttattaattattagaaaactattttaactaaaaaatatcTTATGTGGTATGAGCTTTGTAATGTGATATACCCTCTCCTTATTACTTAATGGGGTCTGACAGGGTTaaataaagaataatataagGTTTAGTCCCCAAGATTGTTCCAACCTCAACTTCTCTTCGAGCGAAATACATTTAGAGGGGAGACTTGAAATTAGGTGCGTTTTCTTCATACAGTTTTATTGTAACCTTGATAATATCACATAAAATGATCCTCAGTCTTAGATCTAAGAACTTATTTAACatgtcaaataaaaatatttatttaacccaaatatttatttaacatacctaataaaaatattaacccagagttaagttctatggagtacaaaaaaaattggagtattggagtacaaaatttgataaaatgtaatctagtcatctaaat
This region includes:
- the LOC108209532 gene encoding pre-mRNA-processing factor 39-2 isoform X1; this translates as MFSLDSGHTQIHNTGELVAMETEVEVFSEGEFQRQLREMICKGSLDFDAWTAVITHIEKYYLDDIDTISLVYDSFLSKFPLCHVYWKKYVDHKTRLCSVDKAVETFEQAVQSATYCVSLWVDYCTFSIAAYEDPSDIRRLFKRGLSFVGKDYLCHTLWDKYIEFECSQNQWSSLIRILIQSLRFPTKKLHNYYDNFKKFAAILDEERESMNISSMEVKAEILPCGTIDMSESDIDNIIKNMQDPSNNSGCTKALQNYLATGEQFYHKACQLEKKIHHFEASIGRPFFHMKPLDDNHLASWHSYLDFVEKQGDFDWTLKIYEKCLIPCANYPEFWMRYVEFMESKGGRELSKFALERATQVFLEKAPVIHIFNARFREHIGDVHGARAAFLQGDKDSNSYFVESVIKAANMEKRLGNLAAASSIYENALYMAAERQKLHTVPLLYIHYSRLKHLIAANADKAIDVMLDGIGHVPHCRLLLEELLKLLMMHEGSKYMTVVDSIIANTITSRPDISQSLSTKDKEELSCLYLEYVDLCGTNDDVRKASKRHLKLFPHLIRTTTSNNNPNATHQLLHMAIEARKMKTFYQLPKSNGPGHLIQIPVEEQELSTPESNGFVPDLVVAEKVPKGDGNGAQEEHLSLGNELLSIEDVAEVISKQNFVHQSDHDFIGAMESTQDLTCNPKIDESELLNFTNGSAKQSEQATSRSEELIPEVEQSKVTNIPSEFLQQCSSSSDIHEMEANELENHPKPVHIMEKASPSSWEKESHDITTMELQDHGVAQRSSISDGQILEIGRLEEIHVTSNAKGSPPTNPSSIKNNVQNNDPVNLLSSTSHQSLIRRQTECEVPANSGENSPQISISKASGGTSPEYHEHLNGVRQHDDLHEQCSTDKMAHISALDVNQGGHQYPSGAAPGNVTGHARPVKNVENPSHVSAPLSESSPQHVVSHPQALITQTSELHGPIQDSQECNQMLQYQLQQQQQQQQQQQQQQQMLLHQQYQNQMIQLQNQYFQLQQQNKQLYQHQLPLPQQQNQPLPQIQHQHYIQQTQQLQQPSYQLEQQQYLFYQQQQQQVLHQQQMLQQLHPGQQEQCTQLSGQEHQTQLQHHNYQSEENVRQHNEQYQLQWQQYLVQQQAYQQYLQQQNLQQQQAYQQLLLQNQAQLQQSIASTGTGNYLQGQGPIPQCDTDAAGLSEDHTQTSPEGMEEPQNAVNCRPDFSLRPRRHNQSSHRASRTVNTPLSPTLSDQSPLSRSKS
- the LOC108209532 gene encoding pre-mRNA-processing factor 39-2 isoform X2, which codes for MFSLDSGHTQIHNTGELVAMETEVEVFSEGEFQRQLREMICKGSLDFDAWTAVITHIEKYYLDDIDTISLVYDSFLSKFPLCHVYWKKYVDHKTRLCSVDKAVETFEQAVQSATYCVSLWVDYCTFSIAAYEDPSDIRSFKKFAAILDEERESMNISSMEVKAEILPCGTIDMSESDIDNIIKNMQDPSNNSGCTKALQNYLATGEQFYHKACQLEKKIHHFEASIGRPFFHMKPLDDNHLASWHSYLDFVEKQGDFDWTLKIYEKCLIPCANYPEFWMRYVEFMESKGGRELSKFALERATQVFLEKAPVIHIFNARFREHIGDVHGARAAFLQGDKDSNSYFVESVIKAANMEKRLGNLAAASSIYENALYMAAERQKLHTVPLLYIHYSRLKHLIAANADKAIDVMLDGIGHVPHCRLLLEELLKLLMMHEGSKYMTVVDSIIANTITSRPDISQSLSTKDKEELSCLYLEYVDLCGTNDDVRKASKRHLKLFPHLIRTTTSNNNPNATHQLLHMAIEARKMKTFYQLPKSNGPGHLIQIPVEEQELSTPESNGFVPDLVVAEKVPKGDGNGAQEEHLSLGNELLSIEDVAEVISKQNFVHQSDHDFIGAMESTQDLTCNPKIDESELLNFTNGSAKQSEQATSRSEELIPEVEQSKVTNIPSEFLQQCSSSSDIHEMEANELENHPKPVHIMEKASPSSWEKESHDITTMELQDHGVAQRSSISDGQILEIGRLEEIHVTSNAKGSPPTNPSSIKNNVQNNDPVNLLSSTSHQSLIRRQTECEVPANSGENSPQISISKASGGTSPEYHEHLNGVRQHDDLHEQCSTDKMAHISALDVNQGGHQYPSGAAPGNVTGHARPVKNVENPSHVSAPLSESSPQHVVSHPQALITQTSELHGPIQDSQECNQMLQYQLQQQQQQQQQQQQQQQMLLHQQYQNQMIQLQNQYFQLQQQNKQLYQHQLPLPQQQNQPLPQIQHQHYIQQTQQLQQPSYQLEQQQYLFYQQQQQQVLHQQQMLQQLHPGQQEQCTQLSGQEHQTQLQHHNYQSEENVRQHNEQYQLQWQQYLVQQQAYQQYLQQQNLQQQQAYQQLLLQNQAQLQQSIASTGTGNYLQGQGPIPQCDTDAAGLSEDHTQTSPEGMEEPQNAVNCRPDFSLRPRRHNQSSHRASRTVNTPLSPTLSDQSPLSRSKS
- the LOC108209532 gene encoding pre-mRNA-processing factor 39-2 isoform X3, coding for MNISSMEVKAEILPCGTIDMSESDIDNIIKNMQDPSNNSGCTKALQNYLATGEQFYHKACQLEKKIHHFEASIGRPFFHMKPLDDNHLASWHSYLDFVEKQGDFDWTLKIYEKCLIPCANYPEFWMRYVEFMESKGGRELSKFALERATQVFLEKAPVIHIFNARFREHIGDVHGARAAFLQGDKDSNSYFVESVIKAANMEKRLGNLAAASSIYENALYMAAERQKLHTVPLLYIHYSRLKHLIAANADKAIDVMLDGIGHVPHCRLLLEELLKLLMMHEGSKYMTVVDSIIANTITSRPDISQSLSTKDKEELSCLYLEYVDLCGTNDDVRKASKRHLKLFPHLIRTTTSNNNPNATHQLLHMAIEARKMKTFYQLPKSNGPGHLIQIPVEEQELSTPESNGFVPDLVVAEKVPKGDGNGAQEEHLSLGNELLSIEDVAEVISKQNFVHQSDHDFIGAMESTQDLTCNPKIDESELLNFTNGSAKQSEQATSRSEELIPEVEQSKVTNIPSEFLQQCSSSSDIHEMEANELENHPKPVHIMEKASPSSWEKESHDITTMELQDHGVAQRSSISDGQILEIGRLEEIHVTSNAKGSPPTNPSSIKNNVQNNDPVNLLSSTSHQSLIRRQTECEVPANSGENSPQISISKASGGTSPEYHEHLNGVRQHDDLHEQCSTDKMAHISALDVNQGGHQYPSGAAPGNVTGHARPVKNVENPSHVSAPLSESSPQHVVSHPQALITQTSELHGPIQDSQECNQMLQYQLQQQQQQQQQQQQQQQMLLHQQYQNQMIQLQNQYFQLQQQNKQLYQHQLPLPQQQNQPLPQIQHQHYIQQTQQLQQPSYQLEQQQYLFYQQQQQQVLHQQQMLQQLHPGQQEQCTQLSGQEHQTQLQHHNYQSEENVRQHNEQYQLQWQQYLVQQQAYQQYLQQQNLQQQQAYQQLLLQNQAQLQQSIASTGTGNYLQGQGPIPQCDTDAAGLSEDHTQTSPEGMEEPQNAVNCRPDFSLRPRRHNQSSHRASRTVNTPLSPTLSDQSPLSRSKS